A window of Lepidochelys kempii isolate rLepKem1 chromosome 1, rLepKem1.hap2, whole genome shotgun sequence contains these coding sequences:
- the SERPINH1 gene encoding serpin H1, which yields MWVTSLLALCALVAAVPSEDKKLSDKAAALADRSATLAFNLYHTMAKDKNMENILVSPVVVASSLGLVSLGGKDITASQAKAVLSADKLNDDYIHGGLSELLNEVSNSTARNVTWKLGNRLYGPSSISFADDFVKSSKKHYNYEHSKINFRDKRSALKSINEWASQTTNGKLPEVTTNVEKTDGALIVNAMFFKPHWEERFHHKMVDNRGFMVTRSYTVGVPMMHRTGLYNYFDDEAEKLQIVEMPLAHKLSSMIFIMPNHVEPLERVEKLLTREQLKTWIGKLKKRAVAISLPKVSLEVSHDLQKHLVDLGLTEAMDKNKADLSKISGKKDLYLSNVFHAAALEWDTEGNPFDADIYGREEMRNPKLFYADHPFVFVIKDNKTNSILFIGRLVKPKGDKMRDEL from the exons ATGTGGGTGACCAGTCTTCTGGCCCTCTGTGCCCTAGTGGCTGCAGTGCCCTCGGAAGATAAGAAGCTGAGTGATAAGGCAGCCGCCTTAGCTGACCGCAGCGCAACTCTCGCCTTCAACCTCTACCACACGATGGCTAAAGACAAGAACATGGAGAACATCCTCGTGTCTCCCGTGGTGGTGGCCTCCTCGCTCGGCCTGGTGTCACTCGGTGGCAAGGACATCACAGCCTCTCAAGCCAAGGCCGTGCTCAGCGCCGACAAGCTGAACGACGACTACATTCACGGTGGGCTGTCGGAGCTCCTGAACGAGGTCAGCAACTCCACCGCCCGCAATGTCACCTGGAAGCTCGGGAACCGCTTGTATGGCCCCAGCTCCATCAGCTTTGCTGATGACTTTGTGAAGAGCAGCAAGAAGCACTACAACTATGAACACTCCAAGATCAACTTCAGGGACAAGAGGAGCGCCCTGAAATCCATCAACGAGTGGGCATCCCAGACCACCAATGGCAAGCTCCCAGAGGTCACCACGAATGTGGAGAAGACCGACGGGGCCCTGATCGTGAACGCCATGTTCTTCAAGC CTCACTGGGAGGAGAGGTTCCATCACAAGATGGTGGACAACCGTGGCTTTATGGTGACCCGTTCTTACACAGTGGGAGTTCCCATGATGCACCGCACAG gtcTGTACAACTACTTTGATGATGAGGCAGAGAAACTTCAGATTGTGGAGATGCCTCTCGCTCACAAACTCTCCAGCATGATTTTCATTATGCCCAACCACGTGGAGCCACTGGAAAGAGTTGAGAAGCTGTTGACCAGAGAGCAACTGAAAACTTGGATCGGCAAGTTGAAGAAGAGAGCCGTGGCCATTTCTCTGCCGAAAGTCAGCTTGGAAGTTAGTCATGATCTTCAG AAACACTTGGTGGACCTTGGCTTGACTGAAGCCATGGACAAGAACAAGGCTGACCTGTCCAAGATTTCAGGCAAGAAAGATCTCTACCTTTCCAACGTCTTCCATGCCGCAGCCCTCGAGTGGGACACTGAGGGGAACCCCTTTGATGCTGACATCTATGGCCGAGAAGAAATGAGGAACCCGAAACTCTTCTACGCCGATCACCCATTCGTCTTTGTGATCAAGGACAATAAAACCAACTCCATTCTTTTCATTGGCAGGCTAGTGAAGCCCAAAGGGGACAAAATGCGGGATGAATTGTAG
- the RPS3 gene encoding small ribosomal subunit protein uS3: MAVQISKKRKFVADGIFKAELNEFLTRELAEDGYSGVEVRVTPTRTEIIILATRTQNVLGEKGRRIRELTAVVQKRFGFPEGSVELYAEKVATRGLCAIAQAESLRYKLLGGLAVRRACYGVLRFIMESGAKGCEVVVSGKLRGQRAKSMKFVDGLMIHSGDPVNYYVDTAVRHVLLRQGVLGIKVKIMLPWDPSGKIGPKKPLPDHVSIVEPKEEILPTTPISEQKGGKPEQPAMPQPVPTA; this comes from the exons ATGGCGGTGCAGATCTCCAAGAAGCGCAAG TTTGTCGCTGATGGTATCTTCAAAGCTGAGCTAAATGAGTTTCTGACTCGTGAGTTGGCTGAAGATGGATACTCTGGAGTAGAGGTCCGAGTTACTCCAACGAGGACTGAAATTATCATCCTTGCTACCAG AACACAAAACGTTCTTGGTGAGAAGGGACGCCGAATCCGTGAGCTGACTGCTGTTGTACAGAAAAGGTTTGGATTTCCTGAAGGAAGCGTTGAG CTCTATGCTGAGAAGGTGGCCACAAGAGGTCTTTGTGCTATTGCCCAAGCAGAATCCTTGCGTTACAAACTTCTGGGAGGTTTAGCAGTGCGTCG AGCCTGCTATGGCGTCCTCCGCTTCATCATGGAGAGTGGTGCTAAGGGTTGTGAGGTGGTGGTGTCCGGTAAACTCAGAGGCCAGCGAGCCAAGTCTATGAAGTTTGTGGATGGCCTGATGATCCACAGTGGAGATCCTGTAAACTACTATGTCGATACAGCTGTGCGCCACGTCCTCCTCAGGCAGG GTGTGCTGGGTATTAAAGTAAAGATTATGTTGCCTTGGGACCCAAGTGGGAAGATTGGACCCAAGAAACCGCTGCCAGACCATGTCAGCATTGTGGAGCCCAAGGAAGAGATCTTACCCACCACACCCATCTCAGAGCAGAAAGGTGGCAAACCAGAACAGCCAGCCATGCCTCAGCCAGTTCCCACTGCATAA